The Sorex araneus isolate mSorAra2 chromosome X, mSorAra2.pri, whole genome shotgun sequence DNA segment CTCTTAAACATGCTTTGCCTCTTTGAGGagggcactcctggtggtatttggggggtcTGGAGCTACTCCTAGTGTTCAGGGGTCcaagatcacacccagcagtgcttgggactaaATAGAAGCATGCAAGTTGGGAAGGGGGTAGAATCCAGGAACACACATACACTAGGCATGTGTTTTCCTTGGCGCCAAACCGCATCCCAGCTTCCTGATGCTTCTCCCAGATCTCAGTCTCTCATATGTCCCCTTTTTTGTTCTCTCCATGAGTTTTGAGTCCAGATCTTGGAGGCAAGCTCTTGAAAAGCCTGGCTGCTGGGGTCCTTTCTTCAGTTTATCTGTTTGCTTTTTTCGCCCACCCCTCCCGCCAAATCATGAAccttaaaaaatgtttgttgttgttgcttttgtatttttaataatgagAACACAGCACATTCCCTTTTTAAGAACACTTTGCACTTTCTCcttcaactcccccccccccgtagcTAACCTTAGACCTATTGTCAATATCcactggtttattttgtttttgttgtttatccCTCAATTTTTAGAACCTTACATATCACATACAAGTAAAAGCCAATACATTTTCCTCCCTAGTTTTCagtttttgatttgctttttctttgatAACTTCCACTTTCCTGCGAATGTCAAAATTTGAGATTTATTGTAGCTAGAGTATTTCAGCATGCATCTGTACATGTAGTATTCTATCATATTAATGCACATTGGTAAACTTTATTCAGTTATCTCTCAGTAggtacttggtttgtttccatttcttaaCTATGGCAAATAGCACTGTAATAAATACTAAAGTAGATATAATTTTTCATGTTGATATTTTCACATTCTTTGAATAAGCTCTCAGAAAGGCAGTAGCTGGATAATAAGGCAGCTCTAATTTTAGCTGCTTGGGGAagcaccatactgttttccaaaaatggtGGCACCAGTTTACCTTCCTACAGCATGTGGGCCCATTTTGCTCCACAGCCTTGCTATAACATGTTGCCCCTTTGGAGCTAAGTCATTCCTAGAAGTGTGAATGTATCTCATGTTGGTTCTGATGCGCATTTCCCAAATAATTGGTGATGAGGAGCACCTTCTTATATGTTGTTGCCCATCTCTCTATCCTCTTTAGACAAGTGCCTATCAGTGATTTTGACTATTTTGTAGCAGATGGAATGGTTTTGTTGGTGAGCTCTATACATTCTTTGCAGGCTTTCTATAGATGTATGATGTGTACATATATTGTTCCATTCAGTACACTGTCTTTTGATCCAGTCTGTGCTGTCTCTTGCTTTACAAAGCATTTCAATGTAATATACTAATTCCTTACATCTGCTTGAAAGAAAATAGGGACCTCCACAGGGTCCTTGGGAGTCTGAAAGTCTGAGATGATTATGACTCTGACTAGGCTGTGCTCAAGCCCAGAGGTTCTCAGAAGTTAAAATGGTCACAAAGTGGAGTGCTAAGGAGACACTGCAGTGCCGGGGATAAAACTTGGGACCTACACAACCACTCCACACCTCTGAGACATCTTTCCAgatctttgattatttttattttcttgtaattgGGATCTAATCCTCAAACATAAATCTGATATTGACGTCATGGAACTTTCATCTATGTCTATGCATATCATGACATTGGGTCTTACATTTACtccattttgaaattatttgtgtATATGGGGTATACAAGGTGTACTAAGGAAACCccactttattattttgtatgtttccCCTCTCCAGGTTTTTTTAAACCATGTATTGAGCAAAATGTCCTTTTTCCACTGTATGGAATGACTCTTTGTCATAGATTAGGTGACAATACTGTGATTTAATTATAtacttaatttaattatatacttAATACCAATCAAAATTCTTTTATTCGGGGGTCCAAAGAGAAAACTCAGTGGACTGAGTTCATACTTTTCATGCAAGACGCATAGGTTAagtccacaaaaataaatatatagtacatattatgtatatattatgcaCATAACATATTATTTAATAggtaatacatattttattaatctgTAATTAAGCTATAATGTATCAAGTAAGTATATGCTTTTTTCCATGCCAATAAAAAGTACATATAATCTTTTGATAAGCATGGATATTTTAACAACCTTGAATGTCTCCATCCATGTACTTGAAATATCTTTCCATCCCAATGTCTTATTCTAtcttttcacaatattttatatattttagttgtgTAGGTTTCATCTCCTTTGTTAAATACATtcctattttataatttaattttttaattttttaatttttaaatgttctattttataaggtagttcacaatatttgattacacttaatattcaaacaccaatcccaccaccattacatcttcccaccactatatttgggattttttctctcccaagccccaattcctgtccccaaacacaactgaaataatatatttttgtattgtttgttatgaaaaactgcttaaAATGCTACAataaagtatccatagaggaaacagtgtgcagattgttctattttggcagggaccattaaggccttctttaggatatcactaacaggttgttaaaggttgagtgatgtggacttttacatacatatatctaaaaatatatatgtgtacatatatatgtgtgtgtgtgtatatatatatatatatatattcccctgtattattggttgcctactatttgaaccccatcaaatgtggtgtgaaacTTTTGGAGAATTTCACACCAGTAGGGTGTTTGGTGCTAGTTGAAtcttctgtgttgtttttcttCAGAGCTTAGTGgacttctatgcaactttcccatctaacttgctgtgttcctactgggcagtcagtactgtgaaatttggagttTTCACCGGAGCTCTGGCTCTGAGACAATTCAGCAGCTGGGTGTCTCTttgagattagttgtggagctgtGGAACTGGGCCATCTACATGCTAGAGGCTGTGGGATTGAGTGGGGCTGCTGTGGGTTATTTGAGAGGGTGGGGACACAGCCCCTTGCTGtctcagagttctcagcccagagacCAGTCTACGTGGGACGATTCAGCAGCTTGGTGTCTCTTCAAGATTAGCCACTGTTCTTATTATCGTAGGAGCATCTTCCTCTCCTCCTGAGCATACACCTCCATAGCTTCACGAATCTTCTGATCAGAATGTACAGAGCATTCAACAGTTTGCGACATGTCCACTGATGTGCTTGGCAGTTCTCTTCTATCTGCAAGCATATTTGTGCAAATGACCTTGCATATCACTTCTCATTTTTCGTGTTTGTAATGGCCACTTCAGTTTCCACTTCACAGCCATCTTTGTCTGAAAAAAACTGTGACAGGTGCAGGAAGAGAAAAGGGTTTCTGGTGAATATTCTTATaatcagtttttttgtttttttaaaaaatttttttattgaatcaccatgttgaaagttacaaagctttcaggcttaagtctcagttacataatgctcaaacacccatcccttcaccagtgcatatgttacaccaccaagaaccacagtaaacctcccacccacccactcctgccccccagcccccaccccgcctgtgtagttggtaaatttcactttactttctctttactttgattgcatacaaacaaaaaaaacctcactattattgtttggagtttcccccccagagtcagacctgctggaaaggaagcatttgataatttgttttccattgctgcgaatgaggagatatgaggtcgtgtggccacagtagcggccatgaggttctagatttctgtatttcactattttagtgactaagtccagagggctttctgccagaggttgcatcattgctagctcgtacctctctgctactttatattccacatatgagtgcaatctttctgtgtctatctctttctttctgactcatttcactcaacatgatactttccatgttgatccacttatatgcaaatttcatgacttcatgctagctcgtacctctctgctactttatattccacatatgagtgcaatctttctgtgtctatctctttctttctgactcatttcactcaacatgatactttccatgttgatccacttatatgcaaatttcatgacttcatgctttcttatAAATCTTGAACATAGATGTTCCATGGGTATTTTTTACATTTCCACCATCTCAGAAATACTCAGTTCAGCGACAGAGTTGAAAGCTTCTCAttgttgagggtgtgtgtcagagagatGGAGCAGGAACCTGATTTTGAGCAGCTTGAACAGGAAAGCATGTGGCATCCTGTAAGATACAAATTTCACTACAATTGTCTTTCCCTGTCtgaatttttctcttcttcttaatgtCTTCTCATTGGCTATTGCAGGTCTGGGTCATCAACATTCATGACTTCTGTGAAAACTTTATAAATGTGACCTTAGATTTTCACCATCCTTGTTGAACAATATGATCACATTTGATTTTCCTTTGAGGATTCCACCAGTGCATAcgactttttttttcctagtggACACTGGAACCACCTATCAGATCTGCAgaggcagatacagaatgatctccctcatctGTGCATATAAGAAACATAGAAAGGAGCAGGAAATGGAAAGTtattctacagaactgagctgacCTAGGGGAAGGAATGGATGGGCCCCAgaaacattgatggagggaagcaggcatCTGCTGGTGAGTGTGGTGTGGAGACCAGGTATGCTTGAGataatcattaacagtattgtcactgtcactgtcatcccgttgctcatctattcgCTCTAGCAGGGAGCAGTAACATCTCCCTgttactgtgagacttgttgttgctgtttttggcatatcgaatatgccacaggtagcttgacaggctctgccatgggggcaacaTAATCTCGGttgcttaccgggctctctgagaggggcggaggaattgaacctgggtcggcctcatgaaaggcaaatgccctacccgctgggctatcgctccagcccattgacaGTATTATAAGTCACAATACCTCaataaaagtagaagaaaagactataagcaaatatttttttttgtcatgagtTTCTTTTCAGAGCCACAGTTTTTTGATGATAGCAGAACCTTGTCCTGTGTATATCTTGAATCTACACAACCCACACTAGGCCCTACTAATACTCTATTTTTCAGTAGACAGAGCTTTTATTGCATCAAGGGCCCATTAAATGACGTTATACAGATGATTCTGAGTCCTGTACCTCATCTTACCTGCTTTGTCCTGGGAGACCATGGAATGCTGGTCAAATACCCACGCAGCACAAACTatagtgcctaaaatgagagagagagagagagagagaaagagagaaagagagagagaggtgcctgtcatagaggcaggtggaggatgGGGGTAGGACAGAAACTTGGGACATGATGCTGGGagattacactggtggagggatgggtgttggaatactgcatgactgaagcccaatcatgaacagctttgcaatgctctgtctcacagtgattcaattttaaaaaaatgaaaaaaaatcccatagtaaagaaaaaaatgtacacaaGCAGCTGCCCCTCCTTCACCAACCCTCACCTGGCTTCCTCCACTTCCTGCCTCCTCACCAGGGAGCTTGTGCAGCCACAGCCAATGCTCAGAGTCCCTGCCAGGCCAAGACCCCAGTGCTAGACCCCAGCACTCTTAGACACTGACTGGTTCTGGACAATAGGGGGTCAGAGTTGGTTTTTACTGTGATCCGGCCATCTCCATCGGTATGCCCTGTTTCTCAGCCTCCAGCAGACCACAAGCATAATCCTATCTGTTCCATCTTCTGTCTTTGTAGCCAGACTAGATTAGGCCCATGAGGATTCGAACTGCATGTGCTCACTGATGTCTCCTGCTCCTGGAACGGCATCTAGCCGGTTGCAGGTCCTAactgatgctgctcaggggaaGAGCAAAGTGTGTCTCTCGCTGTGTTTGGTCGCTTGTGCGTAGTGGTCAGTTGCTGTCACGCTCAGGGGAAGGGCACACTCGAATGCTGAATCCCCTCAGGAGTGCAGCCAAGACGAGGATGtggctcccaccctcccctcgcAGTCTCTCAGACTCGGGAGTCCTCACGTATTTGCTGAAACAAGTTTCTCTTCTGGCATCAGATTCCTTGGGTGCCGTGTGGATGTGACAGGTGGCAAGTAGGCACACATGATAATTCCTCTGTGGGAACCATCACTGTGGCCTTCCAGGGAATGTTTGCAGATGGACTCAGGCCTGGCAGGGAGAGACCGTTTGCTTGAGTCCTCCTGGGAACACCCCAGACTGTCCTAGAAATCTCTCTGGTGTGGGTGTTGGGGGCATTGCTCCCGACAACTTGCTCAGGTTGTCTCCATCAGgcatggggggagagagacattGGCTCTGTGTGCCCCCCACTTGTTGGGGGGCGGGGCATGGGCTTGGAACATCTCAGTGGCTTCTTCATTTGGCTTATTATAGTATGTTTACCTATGACAAAGTAGTGCCAGGCAGGAGGCGTGTTTATAAGTCATGGCTCTCACTTGTAgactcagtgctggggaccacgcAGGGACTGTGAACAGATTCTACCAAGGAGAAGGTAAGTAGTGTtgataaaatggaataaataatctcaggaacctgtgaatacatttggggttgttcaTGGAATAGAACTAGTACAACCCAAGTGTAACACATTCACATTGCTTTAGGGGCAGTGTTTCATTTCTTTGGCACCGGTATTGAAATGTCTTTAGACAGATGATTCTAGGATGAGAAAAAGTGAGGAAACTATTGACAAGATGTCCCCAGTCCCTTTGTCCTGTTGCTAGCTTAGCGCCTAGCAACAGCTTTGACTGAAGAGTAGAGCTGAGTCACAGGGTTCTTACCATCATAGGAAAGTGCATTAGAGACCGTGTGTATTAATTATTCTAAAGTCAGCCGAACCAATCATGACTGATTCCATCCTTTGAtaagaatatttgaataaaaataggaAACACGGATAGGAGTTTGTTGGCATTTCATGAAgtttatttgttaaatttatctttgtttacagaatgagaaaacagaagcagagatagaAAGAAGTATCAAAACAAGGTAAAGGAGGAACACAATCATTTCAACAGTCTCATTCAGAAAACAGCGCAAAAATTACTACTACATtgtacttgggctggagcaagagcacagcggatagggcgtttgccttacatgcagccgccccgggttcgattcctccacttctctcagagagcctggcaagctaccatgagtatctcacccacacggcagagcctggcaagctacccgtggcatatttgatatgccaaaaacagtaacaacaagtctcacaatggagatgttactggtgcctgctcgagcaaattgatgagcaacgggatggcagtgacagtgacaatgacattgCACTTGGTTCTTTGGTGATGAAAAAAGTTTCATGCTGGTGTTTCTCAGGTGGAGGGAGGCAGGATCTCAGGGACCAGGGCATGAGGGTGCATCTCCGAAGCTTGAGAACCTGTGTCATGTCACCCCATGATGGGCTCATCAGAggggacaggcagagagagagagagagagagagagagagagagagagagagagagagagagagagagagagtcttacCAGCAGGACAGTCCCTGAAACATCTGCCCAGAGGCTGGTGCCCACCTAGCAACAATGCGTGAGCTTAGCGCCTAGCAACAGCATTTTTTCTGGCAGCAGCACTTCTGCTGGCAGCAGCCCTTCccgcagccacagccacagctgCAGCAACAGGGTTTGCAGCAGCAGGTGCGGCGGCAGCAGCAGACCATGGGTCGGCTGCAGCAGCCCCCACAGCAGCCACAGCAGCAGGGGCAGCAGCCGGAGCAGCAGCCCACGCGGTAGCATCTGCAGGTGGTGCAGCTGCCACAGCCgccacagccaccacagccacagccaccacagccaccgCAGCCACCGCAGCCACCGCAGCCACCGCAGCTAGTGCAGTAGACACAGGTGCGACCTCTACAGCCACAGCACCCCATGGTGTCAGTCGAGAGGAGTCAGGAGAGGTGAGGAGGTTGGTtcaggaggaggtgagggagttTGAGGACCCTCTGCTGGGGGCGGCCCTTATATACCGTCTTGGGGATCGAGGGGAGTGAGCAGGACGCGTGGCCAGTGGTCACTTCCTCGTGTGACTATGGCTGGTTCCATACACAGCCTACGCCACTCTCTGTTTACATTCCCGTGGTCTCGGTGCCTGTGCTAATTTGGCTTTCCTTTTCAAAGTCGACTCAGAAGCAAACCAAGAGAGGCAAACATTTGGAACAGATTCTCCATTTTCACCAAAGACATTTACATTGTGGCGGTTCGGGGGATAAAGAGActctttcccctttcccctgCTCCTCAGTGTTTTCTTTCCTGTTGCAATCTCCTGCTTGCACGGACTTCTGAGATGTAGAGGGAGAGGCTTGACTGTCTAAAGGAGAAAcgccattttcttaaaaaaaaagtgttcatatccCTGTCCACCTTGTTAAATTGGCCATTTGAGTGCTCCCAAGGGTAATGGATCTAACTCTAAGGTATGAGTTATTAGACTGAGCAAAGAGCCGGAAATAAGCCATGGACATGACAAGTGAGAAAAAGggaaagtgagagtgagaagatggaaggaaaggaaagaagagagggagggagggatgaacagatggagggagagagggagagaggtcaCTATTTTGCTCTAATCTAATATTCCTAAGAGATTTGGACTCTCCTTAAATTAAATGaccctcttttcattttttccttttctctttccttccttctttctttctttctttctttctttctttctttctttctttctttctttctttctttctttctttctttctttctttctttctttctttctttctttctttctttctttctttctttctttctttctttctttctcaactGAAggatgtgttcagggattactcctggctgtgtgttgagggatcattcctgggactTAGGCCCTTGGGGGTCATTCTTGGTGTTTAGGGTGCCAGATGCGTATTgtgcattgaacccaggtcagccacgtgcaaggcaagtgccttacccacagtactatctcttcattgTCTTAAGCCTGAAAGCCTTTTCTAGAGTCTCAGTTCAGTGCTCCTTGTCTCCTTCCTCTCCATGTGTCCTGGTCACTCCAGTTCATCCCCAAGATGGTGCATAAGGGTTGCCCCCCAGCAGAAGGACATCATTCTCCATCACCTCCTGAACCAAGCTCCTCAGCTCTCCTAACTCCTCTCAACTGAAATCATGGGGTGCTGTGGCTGTAGTGGTTGTAACCAATGTCTTTAGCTGTGGCAGCTGTTGTGGCTGCAGTGACTGTGGCTGTGGTATATGCAAGGGCTGTGGCTGTGGTGTCTGCAGTGCTGTGGCTGTTGTGGCTGCAGTGTCTGTGATAGCTGCagtggctgtggtggctgtggctgtggtggctgtggctgtggtggctgtgtCTGTGGTGGCTGTGGTGCTGTGTGGCTGTGGTGGCTACAATGTCTGTGGTGGCTGTGGCtgttgtggctgtggctgtggtggctgcaccACGTGCAGATGCTACCAGGTGGGTTGTTGCTCTGGTTGCTGTGGGGGCTGCTGAGGTGTCCTTGGCCTCAACTGTGTTTTTTCTTGGTAGCTGTTGAGTTTTGGCAAAGACACCAGGCAGGTCCTTGGGGAGGACTGACTCATGTTCTCTGTGACTGGCCAAGTGGGTTTACTCAGCAGAGTATCTGAGGGTAGAAGCTCCGCTTGACTGTCTGCTCCGAGCCGTACTTTCCAATCCAATCCCAGCAGCGGTGCAGAGAAGGGTCCGATCTTTCCCTTTGCTGCCTGTTTCTTGGCc contains these protein-coding regions:
- the LOC129399880 gene encoding small cysteine and glycine repeat-containing protein 5-like — encoded protein: MGCCGCRGRTCVYCTSCGGCGGCGGCGGCGGCGCGGCGGCGSCTTCRCYRVGCCSGCCPCCCGCCGGCCSRPMVCCCRRTCCCKPCCCSCGCGCGKGCCQQKCCCQKKCCC